The genomic stretch TGTACATGCTTATCTCAACGATTACGGGTTTTTGTTTGCTCTTTCGGATTTTCACGTCTCGGATCGACATAGCTGAAAGGGCATGGATGTCCTTTTTCCCAGCGGTAAAGGGAATCCTGGCGCGGCCTTCCTTCATATCCAGTGCGTCTGCGACTCTCACAACTCCAGCTTCGATTGTGAATTGGGGAATCTCAGATTCATGAGCATAAATCGTGTGAAGCGCTTCTGCTGTTATGATGGCTCTCTCCTTGTCCCCGTATATTCCGGTCAAAAGCCCCGGTATGATCTGAGCCGCGAGAGAGACGCTAAAGATCTGATGATTCTCTCTGTGCGCTACCATTCCTAAATCATGCAACACCGACCCAAGAAATACCACGACCTCAGCATCATCATTAGTGAGCTTATGATCAGTGACGATACTCGGTTCCACACCAGCCTCGATCAGGTTCCGGAGAATCTTCAAGCCAATATTAGAAACTATGGCGAAATGGACTCTACCATGGTCTGAAAGACCCAGCCTACGAACTGCGTTAGTGTTTATGCAATCCCAGAGGCTCTGCAGATACTCGTCACTATTGACGCGGTCAAGAACCGTCTTGAGTTTCTGATTTGAATTGTAAGGCAGATTAATCGTAGCAGTACGCACCGACAATCGGCTCCTTCCCGTAGCGCTTCAAAAAGGTTGTCGAACCAGCGACCCAAAGCCAAATTACTTTCCAGAGATCAAGTCGTCGTGCGTAACGAGTTGTCGAAATGAAGCTCGAAAACGTCGAATACGCAGTCACCGACAATGTCGCTCACATTGAAATGAACCGTCCGCAAGTCCTCAATGC from Candidatus Bathyarchaeia archaeon encodes the following:
- a CDS encoding HD domain-containing protein translates to MRTATINLPYNSNQKLKTVLDRVNSDEYLQSLWDCINTNAVRRLGLSDHGRVHFAIVSNIGLKILRNLIEAGVEPSIVTDHKLTNDDAEVVVFLGSVLHDLGMVAHRENHQIFSVSLAAQIIPGLLTGIYGDKERAIITAEALHTIYAHESEIPQFTIEAGVVRVADALDMKEGRARIPFTAGKKDIHALSAMSIRDVKIRKSKQKPVIVEISMYNESGIFQVDQLLKKKILGTKIEGFIEVVAQVENQQRKTVLTRYTLGATDTSTPKVSIE